Sequence from the Bacillus thermozeamaize genome:
ACACCAAAAACAAGTTAAACAATGTAAGACCCGGACCGTCCAAGTATTCGTCCCTGCAAAGAGGGACTCCACCTCCTGATATTTCATGTTTTTAAATGAACGGATGCGCTCCAATCAGAAGGTGCAGCGTGTGGATGAAAGAAGCGCATTGAACGGACATCTGTTTGGTGAGCACCCGCAATTGCTGTTCGTTTAATTTGGACAACAGCGGCTTTAATTCCAGAAGCCGATCCTCCAACAGATGAATTTGTTCACAAATTTCGCGCATCTTTTCGGAAACGTCCGCCGCGGGGAGTTTTTGTTCGTCAAGGACTCTTAATCGTTCCCGGATTTCTTCCAGCGACAGCTTCTCTTTTTTGAATAATTGAATCAGCCTTAACCGTTCCAATGCTTCTTCCGAATAATACCGATAATTCGATTCCGTCCGTTCGAAGGTCAGCAATCCCAGCTGCGTGTAGTAATCAATGGTGCGTTTCGAGACATTGGCGGCCTTTGCCAGTTCTCCTATGCGATACAATTTCCCATCTCAATCACCCTCTCGTTTGATTTAACCCCATTATAGGATTTTAAAAGTGTACAGTCAAACGTTATGGGTGTCGTTTTCCGGAGATCATGACCTGCAAACGTTCAAAGCCCCCACGGCATACTACCATGGAGGCTTCCTCATTTAGCCCCTGATTATTCCTCGCTGATTTGTGTGACCGCCCCGGCCCGGCGCGGCTACGGCCAGGAAGCCGGGCTTATGCCTATTTCTTCAAATGATACGGAACCGTCGTCACAATGACATCTTTCCGAAACAGCAAGTAAGCGTGTATCAGCAGGCCTGTTTGGTTATGAAGGATGTTGTGCCAGCCTTTCTTGGGTATGAACTGCGGAATGATGATCGTGACCTCGTAGTTCGATTGACTCGCTTTGCGTTGCACCGAATCAATAAATTTGCTTAGCGGCTGAATAATGCTCCTGTATGGAGAATAAAGCGTCACAAGCCGAATATCAGGCATCCACCGGTGCCATTTTTCTGCAAAACGCGACTCATCTTCCCTATCGAAAGAGACATAAACGGCGATGATCTGTTCCGCGTGAAGAGATCGGGCATAGTTTATGGAGTGCTCAACAACTTGCGTGATGCCTGACACGGGCAGAATGAACACATTTCCTTCGATAGGCACAACGGAATCGCAGGCTGACACTCTCAACTGTTCGCCGACAGCATCATAGTGTTTTCGAATGTGATGAAACAAGTAAATGATGAGCGGCAAGAAAACAAGCACCGGCCATACCTGCTGGAATCTTGTCAAAAAGAAGATGCCAGTCACGGTCATGCAAATCAGGGCGCCTGTCACGTTAATGAAAAGTTTTGGCATCCAGCCTCGCGGTTTCTCGCGAACCCATTTGACAATCATGCCTGTCTGAGAAAGGGTAAAGGGAATGAATACGCCGACAGCATACAGCGGAATCAGATGTTCGGTTTGGCCATGAAAGGCAATGATTAAAACGATGGATAAAACCCCAAGAAAAATGATTCCGTTTGAGTAACCCAACCGGTCCCCTCGAATGGTGAACATGCGTGGGATAAATTTATCTTTGGCAAGGTTGACGGCAAGTAACGGAAAAGCGGAATAAGCGGTGTTCGCGGCAAGGATTAAGATCAATGCCGTGATTCCTTGAATGAAGTAGTACATAAAGTTCCGGCCGAAGGTCTGCTCGGCGATCTGTGAGAGAACGGTCACCTCGGGCCTTGGGGTAATCCCGTAATAGTAAGCTAAAATGACAATGCCGGAAAATAACGCAGCAAGCAAGATGCCCATTGCGACCAACGTTTTGGCCGCATTCTTAGGTGCCGGATCTTTAAAGTTCGGTATCGCATTCGTAATGGCCTCGACTCCGGTTAAAGAGGAACTTCCTGAGGCAAACGCTCGAAGCAGCAAAAACAAGCTGATGCCGGCGATGGGCGTGCCGATGGGTGCATGCACATCCGGCGGAAGCTTACCGGTTATAACATTGTAAATGCCTGCTCCGATTAAGATGAACAACGCCAATACAAACAAATACACCGGATAGGCGAGAATGGAAGCGGACTCCCTGACCCCCCTTAAGTTGAGTAAAGTCAAAAACACGACAAAAGCGACGGCAATCGCAACCGTATGTTCATGTAAACCCGGAAAAGCGGAAGTGATCGCGTCTGTGCCCGCCGAAACGCTGACCGCCACCGTCAATATATAGTCCACTAACAATGAACCGCCGGCGATCAAGCCCGGGTACAACCCCAAATTTTCCTTGGATACGACATAAGCTCCCCCGCCATGAGGATAAGAAAATATGATTTGACGGTAGGATAAAATAAGGGCCAGCAATAAAATCAACACGCCGATGCCAATCGGAATGGAATACCAAAATGCAGCAGCGCCGACCGTCATTAAGACCAACAAAATTTGTTCCGGACCGTAAGCGACGGAAGATAAAGCATCCGAAGAGAGAATCGCAAGAGCCTTCGTCTTGTTCAGTTTTTGCTCGCCTATTTCCGTGGATTTCAAAGGTCTTCCAATTAAAAGTCTTTTCAAAGAAGCCAAGTTACTGACACCACCGAGTATGGATTCATGTTTGCATGAAATTTGCATGAAACCCTTGTTGCCAAAAAGTGAAAATCAACGGGCAAGCAGCAAGCTCTTCTGTCGATAATATCCCCATTTTTGTTTCCAACATAAAAAACCGCAGAGGTATCCCCTGCGGCCTAAATCGGACCGTAGACGTTTCACCCTCCCCACAGACGCTTACGAGGTTAGCTGACGGATTCGGGCGGTGAGAGACGCCCTACCCAAAACAGAGACTCCCTGACGCTCTGCTTCGGGATTCACCCCAGGTGACGCTTGCTCCGGCTCTCACACCAAAGCAGCTTCACCATTCGGTTCCCCCGCTTTCCTTGACGGAAATTCAGCGATTAGATTATGAAACTTGGTTATGAATTTGTTACGTATGTTACTCCTGCGAACGGAAACTGTAAAGTTATAAATGCGAAGATTTAATCCTTATTTCATGAAGGTGATCGAATAATCATGCTGATTATCGCTTTAATCTCTTCATTTCAATTCGTATCTCTTGATTTCTTCCTTTTATGGCCTGGCTAAGGGATGCCGGGAATTCGCACACCACGCTTGATGTGATTCTTGCTTAACAAGAATCCTTTGCCTCTGGATTGCACAAGAAGTTGGATGTAAGCTTAATATGATTTAATAGTTATACCGAACCTGATTGGCATGATTGACCGGCCAACTGTCCCACCCATTGCTGAACAAAGCCGTATGAACTATATCTATGCCTGTATAGGGGTATGGATAAGCCCATTTTGTTTGGTATTGTATGATATTTCCATTCAGATTTCGGGTAAGAAGATTCGCGATACGAAAGCTTACCCAATCCTCATATAAAGATACTTGTTGAGTGACACGTGGATGAATCTTTCGTTCCTTTGTATCTATAAATATTTTCCAGTCCAGGAGTTCATCAGTTGCAAAAGGGAGTGCGTGCTTGAACTCTGCACGATATCCCAAGTAGCCATTGTAACCTTTGATTTCGGTGGACCCTTCCAGCAAAAGGTAATCATAGAGCGGATCTATTATCTCTGGATCCGGATTATTGTTTAACTTATAATGGTCTATCAACCTACCAGCCAACAACCCTGATGAAGTATAGGTACTTCCAATTACTTCTACGTACCTAGGAAAAAACATATCGCTCTGAACCATCATCTCATTCAAATTCTCCCTATTTCTCTCCAACCAGCTTTTTTCCAAGCTCAGAATTTCTTGCAAATAGTAGTGTTCCGATGGGGTGTTTTCGAGCATCCCGACAGACATATTCACAGCAACAAGAGAGGATGTACTCAGCGAATAGCCAAGGATGTCGTAGACCCCGTCTCCAAGCTTTAGAGTCAGTTGATCCAACCCGACCAATTCAGCGTAGTCCTCTAAGGAAAGCCCCCCGTACAAAAAGACCTTTTTTCCCATGGCAAACTGTACTTGCACGTATTCCTGCATGTGAGAATCTGAACGAATTTCCTTCACATCTGCAATTAACACGTCAAAAGGACTTTCATCTGTATAAACAACTTTAATAAGGCCTTCGTCCATCACCATCCGCAACAGCGAAAGCGAATCGTCTCGCCTATTTTGCAAAATGTCTTCGACAACTGGTCTGCGATCTTTTTTGGAGTAAATAAACAATGTTTTATCTTCTGAAAACGGAAACTCTTCGATCGAGTAATCATTTGTGCCCTTTGCACAACCGGTTAACAAACAAGCCAAGCTGAAGACGAGAATGATCATCCCTTTTTTCATACAAACCCTCTTTTATGAAAAATATCAGCAATTCAATATGAGAATGAAATGTTAATGAATAATATGATGAAAAAAGACCGGCAATAAAAGCCAGTCTGATACATTTTTTACTTATGAATGATCCATCTCAAAAATTTCCCCAAAAAATACAAGCATCCGATGAAAAACAAGAACACGATTAATAAAAGCA
This genomic interval carries:
- a CDS encoding amino acid permease, translating into MQISCKHESILGGVSNLASLKRLLIGRPLKSTEIGEQKLNKTKALAILSSDALSSVAYGPEQILLVLMTVGAAAFWYSIPIGIGVLILLLALILSYRQIIFSYPHGGGAYVVSKENLGLYPGLIAGGSLLVDYILTVAVSVSAGTDAITSAFPGLHEHTVAIAVAFVVFLTLLNLRGVRESASILAYPVYLFVLALFILIGAGIYNVITGKLPPDVHAPIGTPIAGISLFLLLRAFASGSSSLTGVEAITNAIPNFKDPAPKNAAKTLVAMGILLAALFSGIVILAYYYGITPRPEVTVLSQIAEQTFGRNFMYYFIQGITALILILAANTAYSAFPLLAVNLAKDKFIPRMFTIRGDRLGYSNGIIFLGVLSIVLIIAFHGQTEHLIPLYAVGVFIPFTLSQTGMIVKWVREKPRGWMPKLFINVTGALICMTVTGIFFLTRFQQVWPVLVFLPLIIYLFHHIRKHYDAVGEQLRVSACDSVVPIEGNVFILPVSGITQVVEHSINYARSLHAEQIIAVYVSFDREDESRFAEKWHRWMPDIRLVTLYSPYRSIIQPLSKFIDSVQRKASQSNYEVTIIIPQFIPKKGWHNILHNQTGLLIHAYLLFRKDVIVTTVPYHLKK
- a CDS encoding MerR family transcriptional regulator, yielding MYRIGELAKAANVSKRTIDYYTQLGLLTFERTESNYRYYSEEALERLRLIQLFKKEKLSLEEIRERLRVLDEQKLPAADVSEKMREICEQIHLLEDRLLELKPLLSKLNEQQLRVLTKQMSVQCASFIHTLHLLIGAHPFI